AATGCCTGTTGTATATGTTTCCGCAGATGGCAATGGTAACTATAACTGTGATGGCGTAAAAGACGAAGTTGAGATCAATGCTGCCCTTCAGTATGTAAGGGATAATGCAGATTATCATACTGTTTATCTACTGGATGATGGTGGAACAACCGATTACATCATTCATGGAACAATCGAAATTCCAGACAATACGATTCTCACAGGGGATATGGGTACAACGGTCAAACTTGTATCCAACTTCAATCCTCCAAGGGCTGATTGGCAAATGGTTTCAGGTGCAACTGAACTCAGTGGACGTGGCTATAAACAGTCAAACAATGTAACAGTTACTAATCTTACATTTGATGCAGATAGGTGGAATCAGCAACTCATTCCACCAGATGAGGTCGACCACTATCCTACAATTGAGATTCGGGGTAAGGATCACACATACCATGATCTGTCATTCACGACCGGTCTTGGTGATTTTATCAAAGTCATAAATTCTGGGGAAAAAAATCCAAATTTGAATATATATAATAACTATTTTGGCAGATCCGGGCATGCCGGTGTATATGCATTGTACATGGGTTCAACAGGTGATAATAAAATCTGGATACATGATAATGTATTTGGTTATGTGTCAGCAAACACTGGTGTTCGCCTGGATGAATGTTCTGGTGCTTTAGTTGAAAACAATACATTTACGTCATTTAATAAGGGTGATTCTGCTATTTATCTCTCATACAAAAACGATAAATCCAACATTGGCTCGTCTGACAATGAAATTGCTTACAACACGATTTATAATGTGAGAGAATACGGTGTTATTCTTGCTGCAGAAGTGGCAGGGGGAATAGTGGAAAAGTCAGAAACGACTGGCAATTATATTCATCACAATTTGATATATAATTCAATTGGAGATGATGGTAATGGCGGTGGTATAAGTGTTTATGGGTATGAAGATGTTGCTATTGAATCTAATACTATTGTAAATGGTGACGGTGACGGTATTTCAACAAAAGAATATT
This genomic stretch from Methanococcoides sp. AM1 harbors:
- a CDS encoding right-handed parallel beta-helix repeat-containing protein, whose protein sequence is MLYPVAHIMFFVLCISAIVIYVIFPPALIHKKLTSRGAMPILVLLFVGCLYILFLNFLPASPTAMPVVYVSADGNGNYNCDGVKDEVEINAALQYVRDNADYHTVYLLDDGGTTDYIIHGTIEIPDNTILTGDMGTTVKLVSNFNPPRADWQMVSGATELSGRGYKQSNNVTVTNLTFDADRWNQQLIPPDEVDHYPTIEIRGKDHTYHDLSFTTGLGDFIKVINSGEKNPNLNIYNNYFGRSGHAGVYALYMGSTGDNKIWIHDNVFGYVSANTGVRLDECSGALVENNTFTSFNKGDSAIYLSYKNDKSNIGSSDNEIAYNTIYNVREYGVILAAEVAGGIVEKSETTGNYIHHNLIYNSIGDDGNGGGISVYGYEDVAIESNTIVNGDGDGISTKEYFGSTSTTGFTITATNNIISGMDYYNGRGYGINNIESGKHTIISDYNNIYDNELGNYNNVVEGAHDIHLNPDFYDMSNGNYHLKSTYGTWTGTSWELMATHSSCIDAGHISSSYSNEPDPNGNRINIGRYGNTVEASKSFSE